Below is a genomic region from Candidatus Epulonipiscium sp..
ATATTGGATATTCACCCAACCTTAAAGGATAAAAATATGGGGGAATTAGACATAAAGGATTTAGAGGCTATAACACCGGATCATATTGAAATGTTTTTAGAATATTTATCTTATTATCAAAAACCCCATCCTCAAAATCCAAATAAAACCATCGAGTACCAAAACGATGAACGGGGAAAAGCCAGGAAGTTGGCGGCTCTTCGCAAATTCTATACATACTTTTATAAAAAGCGAAAAATTAAGGTGAATCCCTCTAGCCTAGTAGAAATGCCGAAAATCCATGAAAAAAATATTATTAGATTAGAAATTAATGAAGTTGCTAGGCTTTTAGATGAAATCGAAAATGGAGATAAATTAACGGATGCCCAAAAAAGATACCATCAGTATACAAAGTCTAGGGATTTAGCTCTTATTTCCGTGCTTTTAGGAACAGGTATTCGTGTATCCGAATGTGTAGGACTAAATATTACGGACATAGATTTTGATTTAAATGGATTGAAAATTACCCGCAAAGGCGGGGATGAAATGGTGATATATTTTGGTGATGAGGTAGAAGAAGCCCTGATGGACTACTTAGAAGAACGGGTAAAAAAACAGCCTAATGAAGGGCATGAAGAGGCATTGTTCCTATCTCTTCAAAACCGCCGTCTGACTGTTCGCTCTGTTCAAAACTTAGTTAAAAAATATTCTTCCCTTGTGACCACTTTAAAAAAGATAACTCCACATAAGTTAAGAAGTACCTACGGCACTAACTTATATCAAGAAACAGGAGATATATACCTTGTAGCCGATGTGTTGGGTCATAAAGACGTAAACACAACTAGAAAGCATTATGCACAAATCGACGATCAAAGAAGACGCTCCGCCGCTAATGCCGTAAAGCTGAGGAAAATATAAAAATTATAAAAACTAATGCCATAAATCTTTAATATTCATGTGGCTTATAAATAGGGATTATAATGCTATCTCCGGCATAGAGTTCATTAGATTTTAGATGATTGAACTCTTTTATGTAAGCTACATATTTACTTGTGCTAAGGTCTTGGGGCTTGTGGTTTTGGGCTATCTTCCAAAGGGAATCCCCTCTTCGGATGCTTATTTGTTCGTATCTTTCAATTGGGGAATTTCTTTGGTTACCTGTGGAACTGTAAATGAAAACAATAGAAAATATCTGAATGCTACATATAAACAGTACAACCAGTAGGATAAAACGATATCTTGCTAATATTTTTTTCTTTTGCATAGGAACACCCCTTAGAACATTTGTTTGTACCTATTATATACGAACATATATTCCTAGTCAAGGGTTTTTGGCAAAATATTCGTTCCTATGTCGAACATAAGTTTGATAATATAGAAATTATGTGGTATAATAAACCATATTATATAGCGAGGTGACTATATGAGTAAGCGAATTGGAGATAAACAATTAGAAATCTTAGAATATCTTAAAAAAGAAATTTTAGAGAAGGGCTACCCCCCTTCAGTTAGAGAAATCTGTGATGCGGTAGGGCTTAAATCAACCTCAACTGTTCACGGCCATTTAAACCGCCTAGAGAAAAAAGGAATGATTCGTCGGGACCCTACCAAACCAAGGGCCATTGAGATTTTAGATACAACATTTTATAATACCCGTCAGGAGCTGGTTAATGTTCCCATAGTAGGAAATGTTACTGCTGGGCAACCTATACTTGCGGTAGAAAATATAGACGATTATTTCCCTCTTCCTGTAGACTATGTTAGAAACGACACCGTATATATGCTCCACGTTCAAGGTGAAAGTATGATTGAAGCTGGAATATTCGATAACGATTTGGTTCTAGTTCGCAAACAAAGCACCGCTGAAAATGGTGATATTGTGGTAGCTATGTTAGAAGATTCCGCAACCGTAAAGCGATTTTTTAGAGAAAAGGAACATATCCGATTACAGCCGGAAAACTCTACCATGAACCCCATTATAGTCAAGGACGTAAGCATCCTAGGGAAAGTGATTGGTTTGTTTAGGAAGTTTTAACAAAAGAATAATGCAGAGGTTGATAATATGAATAATGGATTTATAAGAGTTGGGGGAGCCGTCCCCGAAATATCTGTTTCCGATTGTAAAAAAAATGTTGACAACATTCTTGAACTTATAAAGGAAGCCCAAAAAAATCATGTCCAAGTCCTGGGATTTCCTGAGTTATGTATTACCGGATATACCTGCGGAGATTTATTTTCCCAACAACTTCTTTTAGAACAAGCAAATACCGAGCTGCAGAGGATTGTAAATTATTCTCTTAACCTTGATATGCTGATATTAGTCGGCCTACCCATTGCCGCCGATGAACAACTGTTTAATTGTGCTGTCCTCATTCTTAATGGGAAAATCTTAGGGGTAATCCCTAAAACCTCCATTCCGAATTATTGTGAGTTTTATGAAAAAAGATGGTTTTCCCCATCTTCCAGTGCAATCAGCAATCAAATCAATCTATGCAACCAAATAGTTCCTTTTGGTTCCGATATTTTATTTAAGGATATTCGTAGCAATCTTTGTATTGGTGTCGAAATATGTGAAGATTTATGGCTCCCTATTGCCCCAAGTTCCTATTTATCCCTTTATGGGGCAAATATTATCTTAAATCTTTCCACAAGTAATGAATCCGCAGGTAAAAGAAGCTATAGGAAGACATTAGTAGAACATCAATCGGCAAAATGCATCTGCGGATATATCTATGTATCTTCAGGTTATGGTGAATCTACTACAGATTTTGCCTTTGGCGGCCACTCTATGATCTGCGAAAACGGAACAACTCTCAGTGAAAAACAACCCTTTTCTGAGGATAGCTATTTAATTTATAATGAATTCGATTTGGATCGCTTAAGGGCTAATCGTAGAAAAAGCACAAGTTTTTCACAGGTCATCGGCAATAGCGGGGATTACTCTAAAAATTTTAGGATGGTTCCTTTTACCCTTAACATCAACACCCCTGATTCTTTAACAAGGCCCATTAAGCCCCATCCTTTTGTGCCCTCTAAGCAAAATCTCTTAGCTGAAAGATGCAGCGAGATTTTTCCTATTCAAGTAAATGGACTTAAGAAACGTCTAGAACATACAGGAGCAAAAACCGCAGTAATAGGCATATCCGGTGGTTTAGACTCTACCCTTGCTTTATTGGTTTGTATTAGGGCTTTTGATGCTCTAAATCTAGATAGGAAAAATATCCTTGGCATTACCATGCCCGGCTTTGGAACCACCGATAGGACCTATAATAATTCCCTAGACTTAATGAAAAGCTTAAACATAACCTCCCGGGAAATCCCCATAGCCGATGCATGTATCCAGCATTTTAAGGATATAGGTCATGATAGGACCATTCATGATGCCACTTATGAAAACACCCAGGCCAGAGAACGGACTCAAATCCTTATGGATATAGCCAATAAGGAAAATGGCCTTGTAATAGGAACTGGTGACCTATCAGAATTGGCCCTTGGATGGGCCACTTATAATGGAGATCATATGTCCATGTATGGGGTCAATTCCGGAGTACCTAAGACCCTTATAGCACCCCTTATTTCTTGGATTGGAAACACTAACTTAGATGAAAACACCAATGGGATTTTGCAAGACATATTATCTACTCCTGTAAGCCCGGAACTACTGCCCCCTTCTAAAGATGGTGGAATTAATCAAAAGACGGAGGATATCGTAGGTCCTTATGAGCTCCATGACTTTTTCTTATATTACATGATTCGTTTTGGATTTAGACCTTCCAAAATAGTCTATTTAGCAGAACTGGCATTTAAAGATAAATACGATAGGGTAACCATCCTAAAATGGATAAAGATTTTTTACAAAAGATTTTTCTCCCAGCAATTTAAACGTTCCTGCCTCCCCGATGGACCAAAGGTGGGTTCCGTATCCTTATCCCCTAGGGGCGTTTGGCGAATGCCCAGCGATGCTTCTTCTAGGATATGGCTAGATGAAATTGAGGCAATGACCAATATATAAAAAAGACTCTTTCTCATGAAAGAGTCTTCTTTATGGTTAATTTACATCGAATACTTTATCAACGCCTCTAAAATTTCTGGGTATTTCCAAGTTACTGTTCTTCTATCTAGTAGACCGAAATTTTCGCCATTTCCTACGAACGCATTATTATCCCACCAAAAACAAGTCATACCCCTAGCCCTAGCATAAGCTGTATAATAGGCTGCAAAATCCACCCTATCCTGGAGATTATTTTGTTTGTCCCTAGCTCCAAACTCCCCGATAATCACCGGTATTCCCTTGCTGATATACTTTTCATATAAACGATCCATAAAAAAATTAATATCTTTTTTACTGTTTAAAGATGTGGCATCGAAATTTGTTATACTTCCAGATTCATTAGGCGCCTGTAGGGCAAAATTATAAGGAGTATAGGCATGGACCGAGAGTATTATTTTATTATCGTTTTCTTTTAAATCTGTTGGTATCGTAAATTCATCAATAAGAACATTTTCCGGCGAAGCGCTATAGCCAGGAACCATAAGATATCTTGAAGTATTGTTCTTACCGGTCGACCTTACGGTATTTACAAAAACTTGATTAAGCCCATTGATGATTTCTACTGATTCTCTGCAGTCTTCCTTATTCATTTCCAGCCACCATTCGTTATTAGTCCCTACTAATCGCGGCTCGTTCACCGCTTCAAATATTAACTTTTCGTTATACTCCCCAAATCTATTGCCAATCTGTTTCCATATAGAAGCCATATATTTAGATGAGTTTTCCTCAAATTCCTTGCTGGGATAGTAGTAGTCTTTGGTAATGTCGTGGTGTATATTTAGGATGATGTA
It encodes:
- a CDS encoding tyrosine-type recombinase/integrase; this encodes MAETNYFEQQKQKNALRLRALLSSLPPFAFEFFRGIEPTTSSKTRIGYAYDLRIFFEYILDIHPTLKDKNMGELDIKDLEAITPDHIEMFLEYLSYYQKPHPQNPNKTIEYQNDERGKARKLAALRKFYTYFYKKRKIKVNPSSLVEMPKIHEKNIIRLEINEVARLLDEIENGDKLTDAQKRYHQYTKSRDLALISVLLGTGIRVSECVGLNITDIDFDLNGLKITRKGGDEMVIYFGDEVEEALMDYLEERVKKQPNEGHEEALFLSLQNRRLTVRSVQNLVKKYSSLVTTLKKITPHKLRSTYGTNLYQETGDIYLVADVLGHKDVNTTRKHYAQIDDQRRRSAANAVKLRKI
- a CDS encoding LysM peptidoglycan-binding domain-containing protein, which produces MQKKKILARYRFILLVVLFICSIQIFSIVFIYSSTGNQRNSPIERYEQISIRRGDSLWKIAQNHKPQDLSTSKYVAYIKEFNHLKSNELYAGDSIIIPIYKPHEY
- the lexA gene encoding transcriptional repressor LexA, which translates into the protein MSKRIGDKQLEILEYLKKEILEKGYPPSVREICDAVGLKSTSTVHGHLNRLEKKGMIRRDPTKPRAIEILDTTFYNTRQELVNVPIVGNVTAGQPILAVENIDDYFPLPVDYVRNDTVYMLHVQGESMIEAGIFDNDLVLVRKQSTAENGDIVVAMLEDSATVKRFFREKEHIRLQPENSTMNPIIVKDVSILGKVIGLFRKF
- a CDS encoding NAD(+) synthase; the protein is MNNGFIRVGGAVPEISVSDCKKNVDNILELIKEAQKNHVQVLGFPELCITGYTCGDLFSQQLLLEQANTELQRIVNYSLNLDMLILVGLPIAADEQLFNCAVLILNGKILGVIPKTSIPNYCEFYEKRWFSPSSSAISNQINLCNQIVPFGSDILFKDIRSNLCIGVEICEDLWLPIAPSSYLSLYGANIILNLSTSNESAGKRSYRKTLVEHQSAKCICGYIYVSSGYGESTTDFAFGGHSMICENGTTLSEKQPFSEDSYLIYNEFDLDRLRANRRKSTSFSQVIGNSGDYSKNFRMVPFTLNINTPDSLTRPIKPHPFVPSKQNLLAERCSEIFPIQVNGLKKRLEHTGAKTAVIGISGGLDSTLALLVCIRAFDALNLDRKNILGITMPGFGTTDRTYNNSLDLMKSLNITSREIPIADACIQHFKDIGHDRTIHDATYENTQARERTQILMDIANKENGLVIGTGDLSELALGWATYNGDHMSMYGVNSGVPKTLIAPLISWIGNTNLDENTNGILQDILSTPVSPELLPPSKDGGINQKTEDIVGPYELHDFFLYYMIRFGFRPSKIVYLAELAFKDKYDRVTILKWIKIFYKRFFSQQFKRSCLPDGPKVGSVSLSPRGVWRMPSDASSRIWLDEIEAMTNI
- a CDS encoding glycoside hydrolase family 5 protein, with product MNKKLVVLLLTVSIGVVFLLGCSNHSIDQTILAEKRFGEEHELEKMKDLDGQDKEEVKNEEPAEEPAKEDEKIKIPKLEIDTYEIPDNEAMRLVTDMRVGWNLGNTLDAAFDNPNFSDELMYESSWCGVKTTKEMIKEIKESGFHSIRIPVSWHNHITDDNFTISEPWMDRVQEVVDYAVEQDLYIILNIHHDITKDYYYPSKEFEENSSKYMASIWKQIGNRFGEYNEKLIFEAVNEPRLVGTNNEWWLEMNKEDCRESVEIINGLNQVFVNTVRSTGKNNTSRYLMVPGYSASPENVLIDEFTIPTDLKENDNKIILSVHAYTPYNFALQAPNESGSITNFDATSLNSKKDINFFMDRLYEKYISKGIPVIIGEFGARDKQNNLQDRVDFAAYYTAYARARGMTCFWWDNNAFVGNGENFGLLDRRTVTWKYPEILEALIKYSM